A genomic window from Colletotrichum destructivum chromosome 7, complete sequence includes:
- a CDS encoding Putative alpha/beta hydrolase-1: MQFLKFAAAAAALLGQAAAFPPAQPETNGCVDSEAPYIRSYFYVGGGYVDDGSGGHIFRDQMYVEKLLPVNGVSQETPIVLIHGQAQTGSNFLNKPDGGRGWASHFVRQGYEVYIVDQTFRGRSAWMPGYGASKPSTYSAEIIQQRFTAVKEYSLWPQAALHTQWPGTGMMGDDVFDAFYSSNVQFVNNATYQQKTVQDAGALLLDKIGRPVVLLGHSQGGLMPIVIADVRPELTKALILLEPTGPPFQEAVFSNKSSRAYGLTDIPVAFSPAVSDPAVDLVQQTFAAKGDGFVQCVLQAEEPAPRRLVNLADKPILLVTSEASYHAPYDHCTVEFLQQAGCAKAEHLELGEAGIHGNGHMFFMEKNSYQIQKVIRDWIQAL; the protein is encoded by the exons ATGCAGTTCCTCAagttcgccgccgcggccgccgcttTGCTgggccaggccgccgcctttCCCCCCGCTCAGCCGGAGACGAATGGCTGCGTCGATTCCGAGGCGCCCTACATCCGGTCGTACTTCTACGTTGGAGGCGGctacgtcgacgacggctccGGCGGACACATCTTCCGCGACCAGATGTACGTCGAAAAGCTGCTCCCTGTCAATGGCGTCTCCCAGGAAACACCGATCGTCCTGATCCACGGACAGGCCCAGACGGGAAGC AACTTCCTCAACAAGCCTGatggcggccgaggctgGGCTTCCCACTTTGTCCGACAGGGCTATGAGGTTTACATCGTCGACCAGACGTTCCGCGGCCGCTCCGCCTGGATGCCCGGCTACGGCGCCTCCAAGCCGTCGACGTACTCGGCCGAGATCATCCAGCAGCGCTTcaccgccgtcaaggagTACAGCCTCTGGCCCCAGGCCGCCCTCCACACCCAATGGCCCGGCACCGGCATGATGGGCGATGACGTCTTCGACGCCTTCTACAGCTCCAACGTCCAGTTCGTCAACAACGCCACCTACCAGCAGAAGACGGTccaggacgccggcgccctgctGCTCGACAAGATCGGCCGacccgtcgtcctcctcggccacaGCCAGGGCGGCCTCAtgcccatcgtcatcgccgacgtccGCCCCGAGCTGACCAAGGCCCTGATCCTCCTCGAGCCCACCGGCCCGCCCTTCCAGGAGGCCGTCTTCAGCAACAAGTCGTCCCGCGCCTACGGCCTCACCGACATCCccgtcgccttctcccccGCGGTCTCGgacccggccgtcgacctcgtccagcagACCTTCGCTGCCAAGGGCGACGGCTTCGTCCAGTGCGTcctgcaggccgaggagcccgcgccgcgccgcctcgtcaacctcgccgacaagcccaTCCTGCTCGTCACGTCCGAGGCGTCGTACCACGCGCCCTACGACCACTGCACCGTCGAGTTCCTCCAGCAGGCCGGCTGCGCCAAGGCCGAgcacctcgagctcggcgaggccggcatcCACGGCAACGGCCATATGTTCTTCATGGAGAAGAACAGCTACCAGATCCAGAAGGTCATCCGTGACTGGATCCAGGCCTTGTAA
- a CDS encoding Putative alcohol acetyltransferase/N-acetyltransferase, whose translation MSNTTSITRTEKGEDGMADNSHYTIVRKSTNLDRMFYVYHRLGIQSNVLVAARYASAQPDNKQRVVLSDDAVFSALHAVVAKYPELGLVGVVESADDKRHLLSLASLDAIDLESCVEFVDGEQQQQQQEVDAGFLEKLHNQWFWADGDTNPGQPWWKIVVVGRRDVVFVFHHLVCDGAFGMTFHREFLAALNAAAAAPAAAATSRPDPNRSRRVQLGSPARVKLSQKLEDAIHKKPSVLGVMYNLLMFLFYRFFYAKRLFFADFPKPKTLPLTDPTAVAGPADRTVTKVVTCRISADKTKAIIAACRAHGTTLTPFLAVIIAGTLATDFYPDAEVGFTRYAVDMRATGCFETSSEDEGKLLNLAASLPEPERLKKYRHAFSASPSSSSSSSPSYVQGEKQQHQQKTPVVDSNAAWALIQDYGRRIKASCTGGEDSHLYKSWISGNALGPSLEEFADKLPTMGLFMHNSFSVSNVGALKAATRASNTEEPLVRIEDVQFSAGPVQGAVGYHGIVFNVAGVAGGDTVVNVCTEGGVAPDGMPQAVLDGVMARIDALLEQRDFSHNS comes from the exons atgTCGAACACAACGAGCATCACCCGGACGGAAAAAGGCGAGGATGGGATGGCTGACAACAGTCACTACACGATCGTCCGGAAATCGA CGAACCTCGACCGCATGTTCTACGTCTATCACCGACTCGGAATCCAGTCCAACGTCCTGGTCGCCGCTCGCTACGCGTCCGCCCAGCCCGACAACAAACAGCGCGTCGTCCTctccgacgacgccgtcttctccgctctgcacgccgtcgtcgccaagtacccggagctgggcctcgtcggGGTGGTCGAGTCGGCGGACGACAAAAGACATCTCCTCTCGCTGGCTTCGCTGGACGCCATAGACCTCGAGTCGTGCGTCGagttcgtcgacggcgagcagcagcagcaacagcaggaggtcgacgccgggTTCCTCGAGAAGCTTCACAACCAGTGGTTCTGGGCCGATGGGGACACGAACCCGGGCCAGCCGTGGTGGAAGATCGTTGTCGTCGGGCGCCgggacgtcgtcttcgtgtTCCATCACCTCGTCTGTGATGGCGCGTTCGGCATGACCTTCCACCGCGAGTTCCTCGCCGCActcaacgccgccgcggcagcaccagcagcagcagcgacttCACGACCTGACCCGAACCGGTCTCGCAGGGTCCAGTTGGGGAGCCCCGCACGCGTCAAGCTGAGCcagaagctcgaggacgccatccaCAAGAAGCCCTCGGTGCTCGGCGTCATGTACAACCTGCTGATGTTCCTCTTCTACCGCTTCTTCTACGCCAAGAggctcttcttcgccgactTCCCGAAGCCCAAGACACTCCCACTCACCGATCcgaccgccgtcgccggtcCCGCCGATCGCACCGTCACCAAGGTGGTGACCTGCCGTATCTCCGCcgacaagaccaaggccatcatcgccgcctgccGCGCGCACGGCACGACCCTGACGCCGTTCCtggccgtcatcatcgccggaACGCTGGCGACGGACTTTTATcccgacgccgaggttgGTTTCACGCGGTACGCCGTCGACATGAGGGCCACGGGGTGCTTCGAGACGTCGTcggaggacgaggggaaACTGCTGAACCTGGCCGCAAGCCTCCCGGAGCCCGAGCGGCTGAAGAAATACCGCCACGCGTTCTccgcgtcgccatcatcgtcgtcgtcgtcgtcgccttcgtaTGTCCAGGGtgagaagcagcagcaccagcagaaGACGCCTGTCGTCGACTCCAACGCCGCATGGGCGCTGATCCAGGACTACGGGAGGCGGATCAAGGCCTCGTGcacgggcggcgaggactCGCACCTCTATAAGAGCTGGATTAGCGGCAACGCGCTGGGCCCGTCCCTCGAGGAGTTCGCCGACAAGCTGCCGACCATGGGCCTGTTCATGCACAAcagcttctccgtctccaACGTCGGggccctcaaggccgccaCCCGGGCGTCGAACACGGAGGAACCGCTCGTCCGGATCGAGGACGTGCAGTTCTCCGCCGGCCCTgtccagggcgccgtcggGTACCACGGGATCGTGTTCAACGTTGCtggcgtcgcgggcggcgacaCTGTTGTCAACGTCTGTACCGAGGGGGGCGTCGCACCGGATGGGATGCCGCAAGCTGTCTTGGATGGTGTCATGGCCCGTATCGATGCGTTGTTGGAGCAGCGCGACTTCTCTCACAACTCGTGA
- a CDS encoding Putative Phosphoribosyltransferase domain-containing protein, protein MVEKLYVTYNDVHKLCQESAVKILETFQPQLIIAIGGGGYVPARILRSFLKKPGNPNIPIQAIGLSLYESLPETFGGNATPGVPEVPGTKVTRTQWLDFNAIGDMENLVGKRILIVDEVDDTRTTLEYAVKELEKDVEAASQRLGKGQKTEFGIFVLHNKDKQKKGTLPSEMISSGHYLAARTVGDVWINYPWEAIDIDEHDRNAAEQRK, encoded by the exons ATGGTCGAGAAGCTCTACGTCACGTACAACGAT GTCCACAAGCTCTGCCAGGAGTCAGCCgtcaagatcctcgagacCTTCCAGCCCCAGCTCATTATCGCcatcggcggtggcggctaTGTCCCCGCCCGCATCCTGCGCTCGTTCCTGAAGAAGCCCGGCAACCCCAACATTCCCATCCAGGCCATcggcctctctctctacgAGAGCCTCCCCGAGACCTTTGGCGGCAACGCCACTCCCGGCGTCCCCGAGGTCCCCGGCACAAAGGTCACCCGCACCCAATGGCTTGACTTCAACGCCATTGGCGACATGGAGAACCTCGTCGGAAAGCGCATTCTCattgtcgacgaggtcgacgataCCCGTACCACCCTCGAGtacgccgtcaaggagctcgagaaggacgtcgaggccgccagccagcgcctcggcaagggccaGAAGACCGAGTTTGGCATCTTTGTCCTGCAC AACAAGgacaagcagaagaagggcacTCTGCCCTCCGAGATGATTAGCTCCGGCCActacctcgccgcccgcacCGTTGGTGACGTCTGGATCAACTACCCTTGGGAGGCCATCGACATTGACGAGCACGACCGCAACGCTGCCGAGCAGAGAAAGTAA
- a CDS encoding Putative O-methyltransferase domain, S-adenosyl-L-methionine-dependent methyltransferase superfamily — protein sequence MATADALIASLKDVDGNAFADKAERVRARDALYEALRKVQTPWDIAWDHIVVKGGGNAAIKTLIDAGVFKKWHEAGGGPITCDELAKLTGADALLIRRMMRALAGQRLVIETDLDTYARTPWARALGEDAPLPAMYGGFYGELTNPMFRSLPYFLRETGYRNPTDRNNCNFQRWQGDPDAVFFKYVGTNPLLTSDFNDVMECHSRDNLTPWPDVYPTERLLEGLHPDRAVVVDIGGGKGHDLKKFHLRHPQVPSRNLILQDLPDFLKNVEPDPAFTIKPYDFFTPQPVRGARVYFLHNVLHDWPDPTAVEILKTIAEAMERGYSKVLIHESLISEKEPLCKVTATDMIMMAGLASAERTEGQWCELVASAGLRVMKIWRPVQAVESVIEVELA from the exons ATGGCCACCGCGGACGCGCTGATAGCGAGCCTCAAAGACGTTGACGGCAATGCCTTCGCGGACAAGGCCGAGCGGGTACGTGCGCGGGACGCCCTCTACGAGGCGTTACGCAAGGTCCAGACGCCGTGGGACATTGCCTGGGACcacatcgtcgtcaagggcggcggcaacgccgccatcaagacgctcatcgacgccggcgtcttcaagAAGTGGCACGAGGCCGGTGGCGGGCCCATCACCTGCGACGAGCTTGCTAAGctcaccggcgccgatgccctcCTCATCC GGCGCATGATGCGTGCCCTAGCAGGCCAGCGCCTCGTCATCGAGACCGACCTCGACACCTACGCCCGCACACCATGGGCGCgggccctcggcgaggacgcgccgctgccggccatGTACGGCGGCTTTTACGGCGAGCTGACGAACCCCATGTTCCGCAGCCTGCCGTACTTCCTTAGGGAGACGGGGTACAGAAACCCGACGGACCGGAATAATTGCAACTTCCAGCGCTGGCAGGGcgacccggacgccgtcttcttcaagtACGTTGGCACGAACCCGCTGCTGACGTCCGACTTCAACGACGTCATGGAGTGCCACTCGCGCGATAATCTCACGCCGTGGCCCGACGTTTACCCCACGGAACGGCTTCTCGAGGGCTTGCACCCGGATCGTGCTGTCGTCGTGGACAtaggcggcggcaaggggcACGATTTGAAAAAGTTTCATCTCCGGCACCCGCAGGTCCCCTCGCGGAACCTGATCCTCCAGGACCTCCCCGACTTCCTCAAGAACGTCGAGCCGGACCCGGCTTTCACGATAAAGCCCTACGACTTTTTCACGCCGCAACCGGTACGCGGGGCGCGGGTGTACTTTTTGCACAACGTGCTGCACGACTGGCCTGACCCAACAGCCGTGGAAATCCTCAAGACCATAGCTGAGGCTATGGAGAGGGGCTATTCGAAGGTACTGATCCACGAGAGCCTGATCAGCGAGAAGGAGCCGCTGTGCaaggtgacggcgacggacaTGATCATGATGGCTGGGCTGGCGTCGGCGGAGCGGACCGAGGGGCAGTGGTGTGAACTAGTCGCAAGCGCGGGCTTGCGGGTGATGAAGATCTGGAGGCCGGTGCAGGCGGTCGAAAGTGTCATCGAGGTGGAGCTCGCGTGA
- a CDS encoding Putative Oxidoreductase-like domain-containing protein, producing MSAPARLLPRLRPLVPRVGRLPRNAFITSQSQTGPAPIEPSKTQAHPLGAYYEAILNDPQPIPEVKPEEPPSSSVHKQEQGRKTSPPSPDQPPEPVAEAQSAQPVPTPPPQTAADKASIVFGSALAGPAARKQRLDELRRKSTTIAGVLVPPRPEEPDNCCMSGCVNCVWERYREEMEDWSAANAEAQLKLREQKGVSDSVTMDDDGGGSESNWVPKDPKIAKNMWDEKLYNDVPVGIREFMKTEKKLKAIHEKEGTQGG from the coding sequence ATGTCCGCGCCCGCCAGACTCCTCCCTCGTCTCCGGCCTCTCGTGCCGCGCGTTGGCCGCTTGCCTCGCAATGCCTTCATCACGAGCCAGTCGCAAACTGGCCCTGCCCCGATCGAGCCCTCCAAGACCCAAGCCCACCCGCTGGGCGCCTACTACGAGGCGATCCTCAACGACCCCCAGCCGATCCCCGAGGTGAAGCCCGAGgagcccccctcctcctccgttcACAAGCAGGAGCAAGGCCGTAAGAcgtcgcctccctccccagACCAACCCCCGGAACCCGTTGCTGAAGCTCAATCCGCACAGCcggtgccgacgccgccgccgcaaacCGCGGCTGACAAGgcctccatcgtcttcggCTCCGCTCTCGCCGGGCCTGCCGCGCGCAAGCAGCGTCTTGACGAGCTGCGCCGGAAGAGCACCACGATCGCCGGCGTGCTCGTGCCCCCGCGGCCCGAGGAGCCCGACAACTGCTGCATGAGTGGGTGCGTCAACTGCGTGTGGGAGCGGTACcgggaggagatggaggactGGTCGGCGGCcaacgccgaggcccagctaAAGCTGCGGGAGCAAAAGGGGGTGAGCGATTCTGTTACtatggacgacgacggcggcggttccGAGTCCAACTGGGTGCCCAAGGACCCCAAAATCGCTAAGAACATGTGGGATGAGAAGCTGTATAACGATGTGCCGGTCGGCATTCGCGAGTTCatgaagacggagaagaagctgaaggcgaTACATGAAAAAGAGGGGACCCAGGGCGGCTGA